One stretch of Hevea brasiliensis isolate MT/VB/25A 57/8 chromosome 12, ASM3005281v1, whole genome shotgun sequence DNA includes these proteins:
- the LOC110642524 gene encoding kiwellin-1-like: MKNQVCSSILLLSLLFLVISSAESQTCKPSGKIRGRKPPPGQCNQENDSDCCVDGKLYTTYKCSPPVSSHTKAKLTVNSFEAGGDGGAPSECDNKFHSDKELVVALSTGWFDNKSRCLNYITIHGNGKSVKAKVVDECDSTMGCDSDHDYQPPCRNNIVDASKAVWNALGVSDPDDVGEMDIYWTDA, translated from the coding sequence ATGAAGAATCAAGTTTGCTCCAGCATCCTTCTCCTTAGTCTTCTCTTTCTTGTCATAAGCAGTGCAGAATCTCAGACATGCAAGCCCAGCGGCAAGATAAGAGGTAGAAAGCCTCCCCCAGGACAATGCAACCAAGAAAACGACTCAGATTGCTGCGTAGATGGCAAGCTTTACACTACTTACAAATGTTCACCACCAGTGAGCAGCCACACAAAAGCAAAGCTAACAGTGAACAGTTTTGAAGCTGGTGGTGACGGGGGTGCACCATCTGAATGTGATAATAAATTCCATTCAGATAAAGAGCTGGTGGTAGCACTTTCCACAGGATGGTTTGACAACAAGAGTAGGTGCTTGAACTATATTACTATCCATGGAAATGGAAAAAGCGTCAAGGCCAAAGTAGTTGATGAGTGTGACTCTACCATGGGATGTGATTCTGATCATGATTATCAACCTCCTTGCCGAAACAATATTGTGGACGCCTCCAAAGCGGTCTGGAATGCCTTGGGAGTGTCTGACCCTGATGATGTGGGAGAAATGGACATATACTGGACCGATGCTTGA
- the LOC110642525 gene encoding voltage-dependent chloride channel 1, chloroplastic-like has product MTPSTTPFESPLPKFSLSSNFFSKIVLKLHLTTLLSKPPRPVLSFKTLCSHSSIPPDHSKTVTLIYLLRAIPDWADSVKEHGMQQKRSLYTHKKWVEHRRSLRHIRHLLCSLQSRVILSLIPPVIAFTSAAAVIAVYNSAVEMHLLPWLFPVLRASSLPYQLTAPALALLLDFRTEASYSRFEEGRKAWTECHVIYGSDIVRDLRNLLEVDDLAVVLSSRHRPPCIIEFISQCLQLLNLEESQKNQLVFSLSGVKDLMFAGRNWCLLTTHGNSHSTLIHPLDIKISGPLASHSSYNTLG; this is encoded by the exons ATGACACCATCCACAACCCCCTTCGAATCTCCACTACCCAAATTCTCACTTTCCTCCAACTTTTTCTCAAAAATTGTCCTCAAACTACACCTAACTACCTTACTCTCCAAACCCCCAAGACCCGTCCTTTCCTTCAAAACTCTCTGTTCTCACTCCTCCATCCCACCTGACCACTCTAAAACCGTAACCCTAATCTACCTTCTCCGCGCAATCCCCGACTGGGCTGACAGCGTAAAAGAGCACGGAATGCAGCAAAAGCGCTCTCTTTACACCCACAAGAAATGGGTCGAACACAGACGTTCCCTTCGCCACATCCGCCACTTACTCTGCAGTCTTCAATCGCGAGTCATATTATCATTAATTCCTCCAGTGATTGCCTTCACTTCAGCGGCTGCCGTCATAGCTGTCTATAATTCTGCGGTGGAGATGCATTTATTGCCGTGGCTTTTCCCTGTTTTGAGGGCTTCTTCTCTGCCCTATCAGTTGACAGCTCCGGCATTGGCGCTGTTGCTGGATTTTAGGACGGAGGCTTCTTATtcgagatttgaagagggaaggAAAGCCTGGACAGAG TGCCATGTGATTTATGGTTCAGATATTGTCCGAGACCTCAGGAATTTGCTTGAAGTAGATGATCTAGCAGTGGTACTCAGTTCTAGGCATCGGCCTCCCTGCATTATTGAATTCATTTCCCAATGCCTTCAATTGCTCAACTTAGAGGAATCACAGAAAAATCAGCTTGTATTTTCCTTGTCAG GAGTCAAAGATCTCATGTTTGCAGGAAGGAATTGGTGTCTGTTAACAACTCATGGGAATTCCCATTCCACTCTCATACACCCGCTCGACATCAAGATTTCTGGTCCTTTGGCATCTCACTCTTCCTATAATACTTTGGGATGA